In Parasegetibacter sp. NRK P23, a single genomic region encodes these proteins:
- a CDS encoding prolipoprotein diacylglyceryl transferase: MYPNLYFAFKDLFGVEWKFLRFVNSFGFFVALAFIGAAVVLTRELKRKEREGLLHPKEEKIVVGKPAGIGELLLNFIIGFLFGYKLLGTLFLDAAITENTQEYLFSSQGHLLSGLFLGSVLAFFKWQEKNKQKLKQPEERLVRIWPHDRVGDLVIFAAIFGFAGAKVFHNLENWGEFVQDPIGALFSPSGLTFYGGLICAAAAIWYYARKNNINIWHLNDAAAPGLMLAYAVGRIGCQVSGDGDWGIVNKTPNPYSWLPDWMWSYTYPNNVNGEGIPIPGCVGQYCNELANPVYPTPFYETVMGLLIFAALMLMRTKLKVPGTLFAVYLILNGVERFLIEKIRVNTTYDIFGFHPTQAELISSGLVIAGIIVYIIRKRTYKPSLADHKA; the protein is encoded by the coding sequence ATGTATCCCAACCTATATTTCGCGTTTAAGGACCTGTTTGGTGTGGAATGGAAATTCCTTCGTTTTGTGAATTCCTTTGGCTTCTTTGTGGCACTGGCTTTTATAGGTGCGGCGGTTGTGCTTACCCGTGAATTAAAACGGAAGGAAAGGGAGGGATTGCTTCATCCCAAAGAAGAAAAGATCGTGGTGGGTAAACCCGCTGGTATCGGGGAACTGCTGCTCAACTTCATAATAGGATTTCTTTTCGGTTATAAATTATTAGGAACACTCTTTTTAGATGCTGCCATTACCGAGAATACGCAGGAGTATCTTTTCTCCTCGCAGGGGCATTTGCTTTCCGGACTTTTCCTTGGCTCGGTCCTGGCTTTCTTCAAATGGCAGGAAAAGAACAAACAAAAACTGAAACAACCCGAAGAAAGACTGGTACGCATCTGGCCGCACGACAGGGTAGGCGACCTGGTGATCTTCGCCGCGATATTTGGTTTCGCAGGTGCCAAAGTGTTCCATAACCTGGAAAACTGGGGTGAATTTGTGCAGGATCCGATAGGGGCCTTGTTTTCCCCGAGTGGTCTTACCTTCTATGGCGGACTTATCTGCGCCGCAGCGGCCATCTGGTATTATGCCCGCAAGAACAATATCAACATCTGGCACCTGAACGACGCGGCAGCGCCCGGACTAATGTTGGCATATGCTGTGGGCCGCATCGGTTGCCAGGTTTCTGGCGATGGTGATTGGGGCATCGTGAACAAAACGCCTAATCCATATTCGTGGTTACCAGACTGGATGTGGAGTTATACGTACCCCAATAACGTGAACGGGGAAGGTATACCCATTCCTGGTTGCGTCGGACAATATTGCAACGAACTCGCGAACCCGGTTTATCCTACGCCTTTTTATGAAACCGTGATGGGATTGCTGATTTTCGCCGCCCTTATGCTGATGCGCACAAAACTCAAAGTGCCCGGAACCCTGTTTGCGGTTTACCTTATATTGAATGGTGTAGAACGATTCCTGATTGAAAAAATCCGCGTAAATACCACGTACGATATTTTCGGTTTTCACCCCACGCAGGCGGAATTAATTTCCTCCGGACTGGTGATCGCGGGTATTATAGTGTACATCATCCGTAAAAGAACGTACAAACCTTCGCTGGCCGATCACAAAGCGTAA
- a CDS encoding BrxA/BrxB family bacilliredoxin, whose amino-acid sequence MYPAELIMPMKAELTDNGFDELVTPEEVTNTLTQSGTTLVMINSVCGCSAGSARPGVLMAVANSGKRPDRLTTSFAGFDTAAVSKLREHLLPYPPSSPAIALFKDGQLVHMIERHQIEGRPAQMIAHNLIGAFEQYCG is encoded by the coding sequence ATGTATCCAGCAGAATTAATAATGCCGATGAAGGCAGAACTTACAGATAATGGTTTTGATGAATTGGTAACACCAGAAGAGGTGACGAACACACTTACGCAGTCAGGTACCACCCTGGTGATGATCAACTCAGTATGTGGTTGCTCCGCAGGAAGTGCACGTCCGGGTGTATTGATGGCGGTAGCGAACAGTGGAAAACGTCCCGACAGGCTCACCACAAGCTTTGCCGGTTTCGATACAGCCGCGGTAAGCAAGCTCCGCGAACACCTGCTGCCTTATCCGCCTTCTTCACCCGCTATCGCTTTGTTTAAGGATGGGCAACTGGTGCACATGATCGAAAGACACCAGATTGAAGGGCGTCCCGCTCAAATGATCGCGCACAACCTGATCGGCGCCTTTGAACAATATTGCGGTTAA
- a CDS encoding Hsp20/alpha crystallin family protein yields the protein MTLVKVNNRPANNLFEDFFNFPSVFGKHAFTGSPFHHPAVNIVEKAEGYHLDVAAAGYEKTDFKVNLENDLLTISAEKKEEKTNEQEKYVRREFTAQSFKRSFSLDEKIDAAGITAKYENGVLKLFLPKKAETAAPQKSIEIQ from the coding sequence ATGACACTGGTAAAAGTTAACAACCGCCCCGCAAACAATTTGTTTGAAGACTTCTTCAATTTTCCCTCCGTATTCGGAAAGCACGCTTTCACCGGTTCACCATTTCATCATCCCGCGGTGAACATTGTAGAGAAAGCCGAAGGTTACCACCTGGATGTAGCAGCGGCCGGGTATGAGAAAACAGATTTTAAAGTGAACCTGGAAAACGACCTGCTCACGATTTCAGCGGAGAAAAAAGAAGAAAAAACCAACGAACAGGAAAAATATGTTCGCAGGGAATTTACCGCACAGTCTTTCAAAAGAAGTTTTTCCCTTGATGAAAAAATTGATGCGGCAGGCATCACCGCTAAATATGAGAACGGCGTTTTGAAACTGTTCCTGCCTAAAAAAGCGGAAACAGCCGCACCGCAAAAATCCATTGAGATTCAATAA
- a CDS encoding nuclear transport factor 2 family protein, producing the protein MRYVAIVLTILAAMQEGKAQTATDSVKQTVNNLFTAMRTGDTILLRSAFSNEAILQTITNAGGQTKVRTDKVDAFVQSVGRPHTEVYDERIVFERVDVDGDLASVWTPYKFYIGTKFSHCGVNSFQLVRLNGEWKIQYLIDTRRKEPCR; encoded by the coding sequence ATGAGGTACGTTGCCATTGTTTTAACAATACTTGCTGCCATGCAGGAAGGAAAGGCGCAGACCGCCACAGATAGCGTGAAACAAACCGTGAATAACCTGTTTACGGCTATGCGTACAGGTGATACCATATTGCTGCGTTCCGCTTTTTCAAATGAAGCGATCCTTCAAACCATAACTAACGCAGGTGGACAAACGAAAGTGAGAACGGATAAAGTAGATGCCTTTGTTCAATCCGTAGGAAGACCGCATACTGAAGTGTATGATGAACGCATCGTTTTTGAAAGGGTGGACGTGGATGGCGACCTGGCGAGTGTATGGACGCCTTACAAGTTTTACATCGGAACAAAGTTCAGCCATTGTGGGGTGAACTCCTTCCAGTTGGTGCGGTTGAACGGGGAATGGAAGATTCAGTATTTGATCGATACCAGAAGAAAAGAACCCTGCCGGTAG
- a CDS encoding arginine decarboxylase: protein MNNTYTGLVQQTFHFPQEGFDVKNGYLHFNGVDVKYLIDKYGTPMKVTYLPKIGMQINKAKTMFANAFKRHKYEGQYNYCYCTKSSHFSFVVEEALKHNIHLETSYAYDLEIINKLYEKKKINKETFIICNGFKQRAYTSRIAKLLNAGFKNVVPVLDNKEELNLYKRSVKTPFKIGIRVAAEEEPSFPFYTSRLGIRAKDILEFYVDEIEGNEHKFQLKMLHIFLNKGIKDDIYYWSELNKIINLYCQLKKICPELDSINIGGGFPIKHSLGFDYDYQFMINEIVRNIKIACKKAKVPMPDIFTEFGSFTVGESMAHIYSVIGNKSQNDRETWYMIDSSFITTLPDTWGIGEKFLMLPINKWENEYQRVVLGGITCDSHDYYDSEEHINEVFLPKVNAGEEPLYVGFFHTGAYQDQISGYGGIKHCLIPSPKHIIIEYDKNGKLIDWVYAKEQSAQSMLKILGYIK from the coding sequence ATGAACAATACGTACACCGGCCTGGTGCAACAAACCTTCCACTTTCCGCAGGAAGGATTTGACGTAAAAAACGGATACCTGCATTTTAATGGCGTTGATGTGAAATACCTGATCGACAAGTACGGTACCCCCATGAAGGTAACCTACCTGCCTAAGATCGGGATGCAGATCAATAAGGCAAAGACCATGTTCGCTAACGCGTTCAAGCGCCACAAATATGAAGGTCAATACAATTATTGTTATTGTACGAAGAGCTCCCATTTCTCCTTCGTGGTGGAAGAAGCGCTGAAACACAATATTCATCTCGAGACTTCTTACGCTTACGACCTGGAGATCATCAACAAGTTGTACGAAAAAAAGAAGATCAACAAGGAAACCTTCATCATCTGCAACGGGTTTAAGCAACGCGCCTATACCAGCCGCATCGCTAAACTCCTGAACGCAGGATTCAAGAATGTTGTGCCCGTTCTTGACAATAAAGAGGAACTGAACCTCTATAAGCGTTCCGTAAAAACGCCTTTCAAGATCGGGATCCGGGTAGCCGCGGAAGAAGAACCTTCCTTTCCGTTCTATACTTCAAGACTCGGCATCCGCGCCAAAGATATCCTCGAATTCTATGTGGACGAGATCGAAGGGAACGAGCACAAGTTCCAACTGAAAATGCTCCACATCTTCCTCAACAAAGGAATAAAAGATGATATCTACTATTGGAGTGAACTGAACAAGATCATCAACCTGTATTGCCAGTTGAAGAAGATATGCCCCGAACTGGATTCCATCAACATCGGCGGCGGATTTCCCATTAAACACTCGCTCGGCTTCGATTACGACTACCAGTTCATGATCAACGAGATCGTGCGTAACATCAAGATCGCCTGTAAAAAAGCGAAAGTGCCCATGCCCGATATCTTCACAGAATTCGGCAGTTTCACCGTAGGAGAGAGTATGGCGCATATTTATAGCGTGATCGGCAACAAATCGCAGAACGACCGTGAAACCTGGTACATGATCGACTCTTCTTTCATTACCACTTTGCCCGATACCTGGGGGATAGGAGAGAAATTCCTGATGCTCCCGATCAACAAATGGGAGAACGAATACCAGCGGGTGGTGTTAGGAGGGATCACCTGCGACAGCCATGATTATTATGATTCAGAAGAACACATCAACGAAGTGTTTCTACCCAAAGTGAACGCGGGCGAAGAACCATTGTACGTGGGTTTCTTCCATACCGGCGCTTACCAGGACCAGATCAGCGGATACGGCGGTATCAAACACTGCCTGATTCCTTCGCCCAAGCACATTATTATTGAATACGATAAGAACGGCAAGCTGATCGACTGGGTATATGCGAAAGAGCAATCTGCGCAATCCATGCTGAAGATCCTGGGTTATATTAAATAA
- the rplT gene encoding 50S ribosomal protein L20 translates to MPRSVNAVASKARRKKVLKQAKGFYGKRKNVYTVAKNVLEKGLTYRYVGRKLKKREYRALWIVRINAAVREQGLTYSVFMNKLAEKNISIDRKVLADLAMNEPESFKKLVDSVK, encoded by the coding sequence ATGCCACGTTCAGTAAACGCTGTTGCATCTAAGGCAAGAAGGAAAAAAGTGCTGAAGCAAGCCAAAGGCTTCTACGGCAAACGTAAAAACGTATATACCGTTGCGAAAAACGTACTCGAGAAAGGACTTACCTACCGTTATGTTGGCCGCAAATTAAAGAAACGCGAATACCGCGCCCTGTGGATCGTGCGTATCAACGCCGCCGTAAGGGAGCAAGGACTTACTTACTCTGTATTCATGAACAAACTGGCCGAAAAGAACATCAGCATCGACCGTAAAGTACTGGCCGATCTCGCGATGAATGAGCCGGAAAGCTTCAAAAAACTGGTTGACTCCGTGAAATAA
- the rpmI gene encoding 50S ribosomal protein L35 — protein MPKVKTNSSAKKRFKVTGTGQITFQKSFKRHILTKKSKKRKRALNKKGVVAPANMDFVMRLLRLK, from the coding sequence ATGCCAAAGGTTAAAACCAATTCGAGTGCCAAAAAAAGGTTTAAAGTAACCGGTACGGGTCAGATCACCTTTCAGAAGTCTTTCAAGCGCCACATTCTTACCAAAAAATCCAAAAAACGCAAGCGTGCCCTTAACAAAAAAGGTGTTGTAGCGCCAGCTAACATGGATTTCGTAATGCGCCTCCTGCGTCTGAAATAA
- the infC gene encoding translation initiation factor IF-3, producing MALPNRGRFNPNFRRQVQQEHRTNQMIRVPQVRLVGDNVEPGVYSTFDAMKMAQEKALDLVEISPNADPPVCRIIDYNKFLYEKRKKEKEMKAKSKASEVKEIRFTPGTDDHDFDFKAKHAEKFLQEGNKVKAYVQFRGRAIMFKERGELLLLKFAERLGETGVLEGMPKMEGKRMLVIFAPKAKKKA from the coding sequence ATGGCATTACCAAACAGAGGAAGATTCAATCCTAATTTCAGAAGACAGGTACAGCAGGAACACCGTACCAACCAAATGATCCGCGTACCCCAGGTAAGACTGGTGGGCGACAATGTTGAGCCAGGCGTTTACTCCACTTTTGATGCCATGAAAATGGCGCAGGAAAAGGCGTTGGACCTGGTGGAAATTTCCCCAAACGCAGATCCTCCCGTTTGCCGTATTATCGATTACAATAAATTCCTATACGAAAAGCGGAAGAAGGAAAAGGAAATGAAGGCCAAAAGCAAGGCCTCCGAAGTAAAAGAAATCCGCTTTACACCTGGTACCGACGACCACGATTTCGATTTCAAAGCAAAACATGCCGAGAAATTCCTTCAGGAAGGCAACAAAGTGAAAGCCTATGTGCAGTTCCGCGGACGGGCCATCATGTTCAAGGAAAGAGGTGAACTCCTTCTTTTGAAATTCGCCGAAAGACTTGGCGAAACCGGTGTGCTTGAAGGAATGCCAAAAATGGAAGGTAAAAGAATGCTCGTAATCTTCGCGCCGAAAGCCAAGAAGAAAGCCTAG
- the thrS gene encoding threonine--tRNA ligase codes for MINITLPDGAVRQYPSGTSALEVARSISEGLARKVLAANVNGEVWDATRPITTDATLKLLTWDDDGGKSTFWHSSAHLLAEALEALFPGTKFGIGPSIEKGFYYDIDTGDRQIGEEDLRAIEKKMAELAKNNEEYTRKSVSKQDALAYFTDKNDEYKLELIDGLKDGEITFYSQGNFTDLCRGPHIPHTGFIKAVKLTSIAGAYWRGDEKRKMLTRIYGVTFPNQKELDEYIVLMEEAKKRDHRKLGKELELFTFSEKVGMGLPLWLPKGAMLRERLQQFLQKAQIETGYLPVVTPHIGHKNLYVTSGHYEKYGKDSFQPIKTPQEGEEFFLKPMNCPHHCEIYKASPRSYKDLPLRLAEFGTVYRYEQHGELHGLTRVRGFTQDDAHLFCRPDQVKDEFKKVIDLVLYVFNSLSFTDFTAQVSLRDKEDRSKYIGTDENWNLAEEAIIEAAAEKGLKTVVEYGEAAFYGPKLDFMVKDAIGRKWQLGTIQVDYNLPERFDLTYVGEDNQKHRPVMIHRAPFGSLERFIAVLTEHCAGKFPVWLTPTQVKILPISDKFLDYAKNVSDVLKIADIRVEIDDRNEKIGKKIRDTELEKVPYMLVLGEKEVNEGQVAVRRQGKGDVGTMPTADFVKLITEEIVNKTF; via the coding sequence ATGATCAACATCACATTACCAGATGGGGCAGTGCGGCAGTATCCTTCGGGAACTTCGGCGCTGGAAGTGGCCAGATCCATTTCAGAAGGATTGGCCCGGAAAGTTTTGGCAGCGAATGTAAATGGAGAAGTGTGGGATGCCACGCGACCCATAACCACGGATGCTACGCTGAAACTCCTCACGTGGGATGATGATGGCGGCAAGTCCACTTTCTGGCACTCTTCGGCCCACCTGCTGGCCGAGGCGCTGGAAGCCCTGTTTCCCGGAACGAAATTCGGAATAGGTCCTTCCATTGAAAAAGGATTTTACTACGATATCGATACCGGTGACCGCCAGATCGGGGAGGAAGACCTGCGTGCGATTGAAAAGAAAATGGCTGAACTCGCAAAGAACAACGAGGAATATACACGTAAATCCGTTTCAAAGCAGGATGCCCTGGCTTATTTCACCGATAAGAACGATGAATACAAACTCGAACTGATCGACGGCCTGAAAGATGGGGAAATCACTTTTTACTCCCAGGGTAATTTCACAGACCTCTGTCGTGGGCCACATATTCCGCACACCGGCTTCATCAAAGCCGTGAAACTGACCAGCATCGCCGGTGCCTACTGGAGGGGCGATGAAAAAAGAAAGATGCTGACCCGCATCTACGGCGTTACGTTCCCCAACCAGAAAGAACTGGACGAGTATATCGTACTGATGGAGGAAGCGAAAAAGCGCGACCACCGCAAGCTGGGAAAGGAACTCGAGCTGTTTACCTTCTCCGAAAAAGTGGGGATGGGTCTTCCGCTGTGGTTGCCGAAAGGGGCCATGCTCCGCGAAAGGTTGCAGCAGTTTTTGCAGAAAGCGCAAATCGAAACCGGTTACCTGCCCGTGGTAACTCCACATATCGGTCATAAGAACCTGTACGTGACTTCGGGCCACTACGAGAAATACGGAAAAGACAGTTTCCAGCCCATCAAAACGCCACAGGAAGGAGAGGAGTTCTTCCTGAAACCGATGAACTGTCCGCACCATTGCGAGATATACAAAGCGTCACCACGTTCTTATAAGGATTTGCCCCTCCGTTTGGCGGAGTTCGGAACGGTGTACCGCTACGAACAGCATGGAGAACTGCACGGACTTACCCGTGTAAGAGGGTTTACCCAGGACGATGCGCACCTTTTCTGCCGTCCCGACCAGGTGAAGGATGAATTCAAAAAGGTGATCGATCTTGTTTTGTATGTATTCAATTCACTCAGCTTTACCGATTTCACCGCCCAGGTTTCCCTGCGCGACAAGGAAGACCGCTCCAAATACATTGGTACCGACGAAAACTGGAACCTGGCCGAAGAAGCCATCATTGAAGCCGCGGCTGAAAAAGGGCTGAAAACGGTGGTGGAATACGGAGAAGCCGCGTTTTATGGTCCTAAGCTCGACTTTATGGTGAAGGACGCCATCGGCAGGAAATGGCAACTGGGTACCATCCAGGTGGATTACAACCTGCCTGAACGCTTCGACCTTACTTATGTGGGCGAAGACAACCAGAAACACCGACCCGTGATGATCCACCGCGCCCCGTTCGGCTCGCTCGAAAGGTTCATCGCCGTACTCACGGAACACTGCGCGGGTAAATTCCCGGTTTGGCTCACGCCTACCCAGGTGAAGATCCTGCCCATCAGCGATAAGTTCCTCGATTACGCCAAAAATGTTTCGGATGTATTGAAAATTGCTGATATTCGTGTGGAAATTGACGACAGAAACGAGAAAATAGGGAAAAAGATCAGGGATACAGAATTGGAGAAAGTCCCCTATATGCTCGTTTTGGGTGAAAAAGAGGTGAACGAAGGACAGGTGGCGGTACGCCGCCAGGGAAAAGGAGACGTAGGCACCATGCCAACCGCGGACTTCGTTAAACTTATCACCGAAGAAATTGTTAATAAAACTTTTTAA
- a CDS encoding TonB-dependent receptor, producing MKGTLLSVFLFLFTHQLSAQDKFTISGYVKDALSGETLIGATIAVNGSGRAVLANQYGFYSITLPAGEYELYVSFVGYEVLGKSIKLDADTRTDLLLTPRTAAANEVVVTARKRDNNLKDAQMGKISLSMNQVKSLPVLFGEVDILKTIQLLPGVRNAGEGNAGFYVRGGGPDQNLIMLDDAVVYNTGHLFGFFSIFNSDAIKNTSLIKGGMPPQYGGRLSSVLDVAMKDGNMNEWEARGGVGLIASRISVEGPIQKDKASFMLSARRTYIDALIKPFISKSSSFYGSGYYFYDLNTKLNYTFSDKDRLYLSGYFGRDVFTFRNRERAFNADIPWGNSTATIRWNHVFNPKLFSNTTVVYNDYKFSFGAAQQDFELKLSSGIRDVTTKADFDYFVSPKHKLKFGGLWTYHTFVPNVLSGSQGETTFNPNNSNTKYAHETGLYILDDWSVSDKLKLNAGLRWSGFAQTGPYKTFTTDADGNKLDSTVYNRGERVKMYQGIEPRLTVRYTLNAQSSLKFAVNRNQQFIHLVSNAGSTLPTDLWVPSTLRVKPQLSWQYAAGYFRNFSENTWETSVEVYFKDMQNQIEYREGYTPSLKDPEEEFTFGKGWSYGAEFYVNKAKGRLTGWVGYTLSWTWRKFPGLNDGLKFPAKYDRRHDLSVVGIYELSKKWKLSSVFVYGTGNATTLPERFYLVEGVLTQEYSKVNAYRLPAYHRLDLAATYSPAPRRPERRFRNEWVFSIYNVYSRLNPYFIYFDQTGSAYDGTLEVESLQVSLFPILPSVTWNFRF from the coding sequence ATGAAAGGAACTTTACTCAGCGTTTTTCTTTTTCTTTTCACCCATCAGCTTTCAGCTCAAGATAAATTTACCATCAGCGGGTATGTAAAAGATGCCCTGTCTGGCGAAACACTTATCGGCGCCACGATTGCCGTGAACGGAAGCGGACGGGCTGTACTGGCCAATCAATACGGCTTCTATTCTATTACTTTGCCAGCCGGGGAATATGAGTTATACGTTTCTTTTGTAGGGTACGAAGTGCTGGGTAAAAGTATTAAACTGGACGCGGACACGCGAACTGATTTGCTGCTCACCCCACGCACCGCGGCCGCCAATGAAGTGGTAGTCACCGCCAGGAAAAGGGACAACAACCTGAAGGACGCGCAGATGGGTAAGATAAGCCTGTCTATGAACCAGGTGAAATCGCTGCCCGTGCTTTTCGGGGAAGTGGATATTCTTAAAACAATTCAACTGCTGCCCGGCGTGCGCAATGCGGGGGAAGGCAATGCCGGTTTTTACGTGCGCGGTGGTGGCCCCGACCAGAACCTGATTATGCTGGACGACGCCGTAGTGTACAACACCGGCCACTTATTCGGGTTTTTCTCCATTTTTAATTCCGACGCTATCAAAAATACCTCGCTCATCAAAGGAGGAATGCCACCTCAATACGGAGGAAGGTTGTCTTCGGTACTGGATGTGGCCATGAAAGATGGTAATATGAATGAATGGGAAGCCCGGGGCGGCGTGGGGCTCATTGCTTCGCGCATTTCTGTGGAGGGGCCGATTCAAAAAGACAAAGCATCTTTTATGCTTTCCGCCCGCCGGACCTATATTGATGCCCTGATAAAACCGTTCATCTCAAAATCAAGTTCGTTCTATGGTTCAGGATACTATTTCTATGACCTGAACACCAAGTTGAACTATACTTTTTCCGATAAGGACCGGCTCTATCTCAGCGGTTATTTTGGCCGCGATGTATTTACGTTCCGCAACCGGGAACGTGCTTTCAACGCGGATATCCCCTGGGGTAATTCAACGGCAACCATCCGGTGGAACCATGTTTTCAATCCAAAACTGTTCTCCAATACCACCGTGGTGTACAACGATTATAAGTTCTCCTTCGGCGCCGCCCAGCAGGATTTCGAACTGAAACTGAGTTCAGGTATCAGGGACGTCACCACGAAAGCGGATTTCGATTATTTTGTTTCTCCGAAACATAAGTTGAAATTCGGCGGACTATGGACCTACCACACTTTCGTGCCGAATGTGCTTTCCGGCAGTCAGGGTGAAACCACCTTCAATCCCAACAACAGCAATACGAAATATGCCCATGAAACCGGGTTATATATACTGGACGACTGGTCTGTGAGCGATAAACTTAAACTCAATGCGGGCCTGCGCTGGAGTGGATTCGCACAAACGGGTCCGTACAAAACCTTCACCACGGATGCGGACGGAAACAAGCTGGACAGCACGGTATACAACCGGGGCGAGCGCGTAAAAATGTACCAGGGCATTGAACCGCGTTTAACGGTAAGGTACACACTGAATGCGCAATCCTCCCTGAAATTTGCCGTAAACCGCAACCAGCAGTTCATTCACCTGGTCAGCAATGCGGGTTCCACGTTGCCGACTGATCTCTGGGTACCGAGTACCCTTCGCGTGAAACCGCAATTAAGCTGGCAATATGCCGCGGGGTACTTCAGGAATTTTTCAGAAAACACCTGGGAAACTTCTGTTGAAGTCTATTTCAAAGACATGCAAAACCAGATCGAATACCGGGAAGGATACACGCCTTCTCTGAAAGATCCGGAAGAAGAATTCACTTTCGGAAAAGGATGGAGTTACGGTGCGGAATTTTACGTAAATAAAGCGAAAGGAAGGCTCACGGGCTGGGTAGGTTATACATTGTCCTGGACCTGGCGCAAGTTTCCCGGACTGAACGATGGATTGAAGTTCCCCGCTAAATATGACCGTCGGCACGATCTATCCGTGGTGGGAATTTATGAGTTGAGCAAGAAATGGAAACTGTCCTCTGTTTTTGTTTATGGTACCGGTAACGCCACCACGCTTCCCGAGCGGTTCTATCTCGTGGAAGGCGTACTGACACAGGAATACAGTAAGGTGAACGCGTATCGGTTGCCCGCTTACCACCGGCTTGACCTCGCCGCCACGTATTCGCCCGCGCCCCGTCGCCCCGAACGGCGGTTCCGCAATGAATGGGTTTTCAGTATTTACAATGTGTACAGCAGGCTGAATCCCTATTTTATTTATTTCGATCAAACGGGAAGCGCGTATGATGGAACGCTGGAGGTGGAGAGTTTGCAGGTGTCGCTTTTTCCGATACTTCCATCGGTTACCTGGAATTTCAGGTTTTAG
- a CDS encoding DUF3347 domain-containing protein encodes MKQFFCLAIAAAAFLAACSSSDTKAPENAEPAPPKVSKHTAAFNSSFSALLGGYYELKDALVASDTAKANLAAAKMGAAADSVKLNEISNDSTGAIAATAADYTKTLSDLSKTLRSESDLEAKRKEFQMVSDAMYDLVRTVQYDEQVVYHQYCPMAFDNQGAYWLSNSSDIKNPYFGKKMLVCGEVKDSLNF; translated from the coding sequence ATGAAGCAATTCTTTTGCCTGGCCATTGCCGCTGCTGCTTTTCTGGCGGCCTGTAGTTCTTCCGATACCAAAGCGCCTGAAAATGCCGAACCCGCTCCACCGAAAGTGAGTAAACATACCGCCGCCTTCAATTCCTCTTTTTCCGCTTTGCTGGGTGGATACTATGAACTGAAAGATGCACTGGTGGCCAGCGATACCGCAAAAGCCAACCTTGCCGCCGCGAAAATGGGCGCCGCCGCCGATAGCGTAAAACTGAACGAAATCTCCAACGACAGCACCGGCGCCATCGCCGCCACTGCCGCCGATTATACCAAAACACTCAGTGATCTCTCTAAAACACTACGTTCCGAATCCGATCTCGAAGCAAAAAGAAAAGAGTTCCAGATGGTATCCGACGCGATGTACGACCTGGTAAGAACAGTTCAATACGATGAGCAGGTGGTGTACCACCAATATTGCCCGATGGCCTTCGATAACCAGGGCGCTTACTGGCTGAGCAACTCCAGCGATATCAAGAATCCGTATTTCGGGAAGAAAATGCTGGTTTGCGGCGAGGTGAAAGATTCGCTCAACTTCTAG